The following coding sequences are from one Shewanella violacea DSS12 window:
- the rplK gene encoding 50S ribosomal protein L11 codes for MAKKVDGYIKLQVAAGAANPSPPVGPALGQKGVNIMEFCKAFNARTEKFEKGMPIPVVITVYTDRSFTFETKTPPASFLLLKAAGLKSGSGRPNTEKVGTIKRSAVQEIAETKAADMTGSDIEAMTRTIEGTARSMGLVVED; via the coding sequence ATGGCTAAGAAAGTTGATGGTTACATCAAGCTACAAGTCGCAGCTGGCGCTGCAAACCCGTCGCCACCAGTCGGACCTGCTCTAGGTCAGAAAGGTGTTAACATCATGGAATTCTGTAAAGCATTCAATGCTCGTACTGAAAAGTTCGAGAAAGGCATGCCAATTCCAGTCGTAATCACTGTCTATACAGACCGTTCTTTCACTTTCGAAACTAAGACACCGCCTGCATCTTTCCTACTGCTTAAAGCAGCTGGTCTGAAGTCTGGTTCTGGTCGTCCTAACACTGAAAAAGTGGGAACTATCAAGCGAAGCGCTGTCCAGGAAATTGCTGAGACAAAAGCTGCTGATATGACTGGCTCTGATATTGAAGCGATGACTCGCACAATTGAAGGTACTGCTCGTTCAATGGGTTTGGTAGTAGAGGACTAA
- the rplJ gene encoding 50S ribosomal protein L10 produces MALGLEDKKAIVAEVNEAAKGALSAVVADSRGVTVGDMTGLRRAAREAGVYIKVVRNTLVKRAVAGTDFECLSDTFTGPTLIAFSNEHPGAAARLLKDFAGQQEKFEIKAAAFEGELIPAADIDRLAKLPTYDEAIAQLMMTMKEASAGKLVRTLAALRDQKEEAA; encoded by the coding sequence ATGGCATTAGGACTCGAAGACAAAAAAGCGATTGTTGCTGAAGTCAACGAAGCTGCCAAAGGTGCTTTATCTGCAGTTGTCGCTGATTCACGTGGCGTAACTGTAGGTGATATGACTGGTCTTCGTAGAGCCGCTCGCGAAGCTGGAGTGTACATTAAAGTTGTACGTAACACTCTAGTTAAACGCGCAGTTGCAGGTACTGATTTTGAGTGCCTTAGCGATACGTTTACTGGTCCTACTTTGATTGCCTTCTCTAACGAGCACCCAGGTGCAGCTGCGCGTCTTCTTAAAGATTTCGCCGGTCAGCAAGAGAAGTTTGAAATCAAAGCAGCAGCCTTTGAAGGGGAATTAATCCCTGCAGCCGATATAGATCGCTTAGCGAAACTGCCAACATACGACGAAGCAATTGCTCAGTTGATGATGACAATGAAAGAAGCATCTGCTGGCAAGCTAGTACGTACACTAGCTGCCCTTCGCGATCAAAAAGAAGAAGCTGCTTAA
- the rplA gene encoding 50S ribosomal protein L1, whose product MAKLTKRARIIREKVEVTKNYDINEAVELLKELATAKFVESVDVAVNLGVDPRKSDQNVRGATVLPNGTGRDVRVAVFTQGANAEAALAAGAELVGMDELAAQVKAGEMNFDVVIASPDAMRVVGQLGQILGPRGLMPNPKTGTVTPNVAEAVKNAKAGQVRYRTDKNGIIHTTIGKVDFETAKLKENLEALVAALVKAKPAAAKGIFLKKISISTTMGAGVAVDQSTLDDGK is encoded by the coding sequence ATGGCAAAACTAACTAAGCGCGCTCGCATAATACGCGAAAAAGTAGAAGTAACTAAAAACTACGACATCAATGAGGCTGTTGAGCTTCTTAAAGAACTAGCTACTGCTAAGTTCGTTGAGAGTGTTGATGTTGCTGTAAACCTTGGTGTAGACCCACGTAAATCTGACCAAAACGTTCGTGGAGCAACTGTGTTGCCAAACGGAACTGGTCGTGACGTTCGTGTTGCCGTGTTCACACAAGGCGCTAATGCAGAAGCTGCTCTAGCTGCTGGTGCTGAGCTAGTCGGTATGGACGAGCTTGCTGCACAAGTTAAAGCTGGCGAAATGAACTTCGACGTTGTTATTGCTTCTCCAGATGCAATGCGTGTTGTTGGTCAACTAGGTCAGATCTTAGGCCCACGTGGTCTAATGCCTAACCCTAAGACTGGCACAGTAACACCAAATGTTGCTGAAGCAGTTAAGAATGCTAAAGCTGGTCAGGTTCGTTACCGTACAGATAAGAACGGTATTATCCACACTACTATCGGTAAAGTGGATTTCGAAACTGCTAAGCTAAAGGAAAACTTAGAAGCACTTGTTGCGGCACTAGTGAAAGCTAAGCCAGCAGCAGCTAAAGGTATCTTCCTTAAGAAAATCAGCATCTCGACCACTATGGGCGCAGGTGTTGCAGTTGACCAGAGTACTCTGGACGACGGTAAGTAA
- the rplL gene encoding 50S ribosomal protein L7/L12, protein MSITKDDILNAVAEMSVMEVVELIESMEEKFGVSAAAAVVAGGAADGGAAEAQTEFDVMMTSFGENKVKVIKALRSATGLGLKEAKAMAEASPVAVKEAISTEEAEALKTLLEEAGASVEIK, encoded by the coding sequence ATGTCTATCACTAAAGACGATATCTTAAACGCTGTTGCAGAAATGTCTGTAATGGAAGTTGTTGAACTAATCGAGTCAATGGAAGAGAAGTTCGGCGTATCTGCAGCTGCTGCAGTTGTTGCTGGCGGAGCTGCTGATGGCGGCGCTGCTGAAGCACAGACTGAATTTGACGTTATGATGACTTCGTTCGGTGAGAACAAAGTTAAAGTAATTAAAGCTCTTCGTAGCGCTACAGGTCTTGGCCTGAAAGAAGCTAAAGCTATGGCTGAAGCATCTCCAGTAGCTGTTAAAGAAGCTATCTCAACTGAAGAAGCTGAAGCACTTAAGACTCTTCTTGAAGAAGCTGGTGCTTCTGTAGAGATCAAGTAA
- the secE gene encoding preprotein translocase subunit SecE: MTTNTESQGNSLDIVKWALVVILLATAIVGNQMYSEASVLVRAISVVAAFAVAGFIAMQTEKGKQALVFAREAQIEVRKVVWPTRQEALNTTFVVLAATGVLALILWGMDAVLLRIVNFITGV, translated from the coding sequence ATGACAACAAATACTGAAAGCCAGGGTAACTCTCTGGATATCGTAAAGTGGGCTCTAGTCGTTATCTTGTTGGCAACAGCTATTGTCGGCAATCAGATGTATAGCGAAGCCAGTGTATTAGTACGTGCAATTAGTGTTGTTGCAGCTTTCGCTGTAGCAGGATTTATTGCAATGCAAACTGAGAAAGGCAAGCAAGCGCTAGTCTTTGCTCGTGAAGCACAAATAGAAGTACGTAAGGTAGTTTGGCCTACGCGTCAAGAAGCGCTAAATACAACGTTTGTTGTATTAGCCGCGACCGGTGTTCTTGCGTTGATCCTTTGGGGTATGGACGCAGTATTGCTGAGAATTGTCAATTTTATTACAGGCGTATAG
- the nusG gene encoding transcription termination/antitermination protein NusG, translating to MTEATEAKKRWYVVQAFSGYEGRVLKTLNEYIQMYKMEHYFGEILVPTEEVVEMRAGQRRKSERKFFPGYVLVQMEMNDESWHLVKSIPRVMGFIGGTSDRPAPISNVEADRILQRLQENTESPTHRVMFEPGEVVSVADGPFADFRGAVEQVDYEKNRVKVSVMIFGRSTPLEVDFSQIANTLI from the coding sequence ATGACTGAAGCAACTGAAGCTAAAAAAAGATGGTATGTGGTCCAGGCCTTTTCTGGTTATGAAGGCCGTGTGCTTAAAACTCTGAATGAATATATTCAGATGTATAAGATGGAACACTACTTTGGTGAAATTCTTGTCCCAACTGAAGAAGTTGTCGAGATGAGAGCCGGCCAGCGCCGCAAGAGTGAGCGTAAGTTCTTCCCTGGGTATGTACTTGTCCAGATGGAAATGAACGATGAAAGTTGGCATTTGGTGAAGAGCATCCCTCGTGTGATGGGCTTCATTGGTGGTACTTCGGATCGTCCAGCTCCAATTTCTAACGTAGAAGCTGACAGAATCCTACAGCGTCTACAGGAAAATACCGAGTCTCCAACACATCGCGTTATGTTTGAACCTGGTGAAGTGGTTAGTGTTGCCGATGGTCCGTTTGCTGACTTTAGGGGTGCTGTTGAACAAGTGGATTATGAAAAGAACCGCGTCAAGGTTTCTGTGATGATTTTCGGCCGTTCAACCCCACTCGAGGTAGACTTTAGTCAGATCGCAAACACCCTTATTTAA
- the rpoB gene encoding DNA-directed RNA polymerase subunit beta produces the protein MVYSYSEKKRIRKDFGKRPKVLDIPYLLSIQLDSFKKFTDQDPTGERGFEAAFRSVFPIKSFSGNSELQYVSYKLGEPVFDVKECQIRGITYAAPLRVKLRMVLYDREAAPGTVKDIKEQEVYMGDIPLMTNNGTFVINGTERVIVSQLHRSPGVFFDHDRGKTHSSGKVLYNARIIPYRGSWLDFEFDPKDALFVRIDRRRKLPASIMLRALDYSTQDILDLFFDRVNFKIKKDSLVMDLVPERLRGETASYDIKDSDGSILVEKGRRVTARHIRQLEKSKTTELEVPVDYIEGKIAGQDYIDPDTGEVLVSANAEITLEDLAKLSMAGIKEISTLYINDLDNGAYMSDTLRIDSTTNRLEALVEIYRMMRPGEPPTKDAAEGLFQNLFFSEERYDLSKVGRMKFNRRLSIGEDEGSGILSKEDIVAVMKNIITIRNGGDEVDDIDHLGNRRIRSVGEMAENQFRVGLVRVERAVRERLSLGDLNELMPQDLINAKPISAAVKEFFGSSQLSQFMDQNNPLSEVTHKRRISALGPGGLTRERAGFEVRDVHPTHYGRLCPTETPEGPNIGLINSLASFARTNSYGFLETPYRKVEDGVVTDQIDYLSAIEEGRYVIAQANIDIDKNGRLLEEQVACRHKGDSTFMRGTDIQYMDVSPQQIISVAASLIPFLEHDDANRALMGANMQRQAVPTLRADKPLVGTGIERIIAVDSGVVVVAKRGGSIDYVDASRIVVKVNESELRPGEAGIDIYNLTKYTRSNQNTCINQRPCCSVGDPVVVGDVLADGPSTDLGDLALGQNMRIAFMPWNGYNFEDSILISERVAQEDRFTTIHIQELSCIARDTKLGSEEITADIPNVGESALSKLDESGIVYIGAEVKGGDILVGKVTPKGETQLTPEEKLLRAIFGEKASDVKDSSLRVPNSVKGTIIDVQVFTRDGVEKDKRAVEIEEMHIAQAKKDLTEEFKILEEGVYGRARNLLLNAGFEQAQLDAIPRSHLLVQTIDDEAKQTELEQLAEQHDELKADFDKKFEIKRRKITQGDDLAPGVLKIVKVYLAVKRTIQPGDKMAGRHGNKGVISKINPVEDMPYDENGNPIDIVLNPLGVPSRMNIGQILEVHMGAAAKGIGDQITAMLEEQRQLAEIRGYIKEVYELGDEVLQRVDIDSFTDDEVLRLAKNLKGGIPIATPAFDGAKEKEIKEMLALAKLPTSGQRTLYDGRTGNEFERKVTVGYMYMLKLNHLVDDKMHARSTGSYSLVTQQPLGGKAQFGGQRFGEMEVWALEAYGAAYTLQEMLTVKSDDVNGRTQMYKNIVDGNYQMQPGMPESFNVLLKEIRSLGINIELDQD, from the coding sequence ATGGTTTACTCCTATTCTGAAAAGAAGCGTATTCGTAAAGATTTTGGAAAACGTCCAAAAGTCTTGGATATCCCTTATCTACTGTCGATACAGTTGGACTCATTTAAGAAGTTCACTGATCAAGATCCTACTGGTGAGCGTGGTTTTGAAGCCGCTTTCCGTAGCGTTTTTCCCATCAAGAGCTTTTCTGGTAACTCAGAGCTGCAGTATGTCAGCTATAAGTTAGGTGAACCTGTTTTTGATGTGAAAGAGTGTCAAATCCGCGGTATCACATACGCAGCACCACTGCGCGTTAAATTGCGTATGGTCTTGTATGATCGTGAAGCTGCACCCGGCACAGTCAAAGACATTAAAGAACAAGAAGTCTATATGGGGGATATCCCTCTAATGACTAACAACGGTACCTTTGTTATCAATGGTACTGAGCGTGTTATCGTATCTCAGTTACACCGTTCACCTGGTGTGTTCTTCGATCATGACCGCGGCAAGACCCACTCTTCAGGTAAAGTGTTATATAACGCACGTATCATCCCTTACCGTGGTTCTTGGTTAGATTTTGAATTCGATCCAAAAGATGCTCTTTTCGTACGAATAGATCGTCGTCGTAAATTACCTGCGTCTATCATGTTGCGCGCATTAGATTATTCGACTCAGGATATTCTGGACCTCTTCTTCGATCGTGTTAACTTCAAGATCAAGAAAGACTCACTAGTCATGGATCTTGTTCCAGAGCGTCTTCGTGGCGAGACTGCAAGTTACGACATCAAAGATAGTGATGGCAGTATCTTAGTTGAGAAGGGACGCCGCGTTACAGCACGTCACATTCGTCAACTAGAGAAGTCTAAGACTACTGAGCTAGAAGTTCCGGTAGATTACATTGAAGGTAAGATTGCTGGTCAGGACTACATAGATCCAGACACAGGTGAAGTATTGGTTTCTGCCAATGCCGAAATCACCTTAGAAGATCTTGCTAAGCTTTCAATGGCTGGCATCAAAGAGATAAGCACTCTGTATATCAACGACCTTGATAACGGTGCTTATATGTCAGATACACTACGTATTGACTCTACAACTAACCGCCTAGAGGCGCTGGTTGAGATCTATCGTATGATGCGTCCTGGCGAGCCACCAACTAAAGATGCGGCAGAAGGCCTATTCCAGAACTTGTTCTTCAGTGAAGAGCGTTATGACCTATCTAAAGTCGGTCGTATGAAGTTCAACCGTCGTCTAAGCATTGGCGAAGATGAAGGTTCAGGTATCCTATCTAAGGAAGACATCGTTGCGGTAATGAAGAATATCATTACTATTCGTAACGGTGGCGATGAGGTCGATGATATCGATCACTTGGGTAACCGTCGTATCCGTAGTGTTGGCGAAATGGCTGAGAACCAGTTCCGTGTTGGTCTAGTTCGTGTAGAACGTGCCGTACGTGAACGTTTGAGTCTTGGTGATCTTAATGAGCTAATGCCACAAGATCTAATCAACGCTAAGCCTATCTCTGCAGCAGTTAAAGAGTTCTTCGGTTCTTCTCAGCTGTCTCAGTTTATGGATCAGAACAACCCACTTTCTGAAGTGACTCACAAGCGTCGTATTTCGGCTCTTGGTCCAGGTGGTTTGACTCGTGAACGCGCAGGCTTTGAAGTTCGAGATGTACACCCGACTCACTACGGTCGTTTGTGTCCAACCGAAACTCCTGAAGGTCCGAACATTGGTCTAATTAACTCATTAGCCAGTTTCGCACGTACTAACTCATATGGTTTCCTCGAAACACCTTACCGTAAGGTAGAAGATGGTGTGGTTACCGATCAGATAGATTATCTGTCGGCAATTGAAGAGGGTCGTTATGTTATTGCTCAGGCGAACATAGACATAGATAAGAACGGTCGTCTGCTTGAAGAGCAGGTTGCCTGTCGTCATAAGGGTGACTCAACCTTTATGCGCGGTACTGATATCCAGTATATGGATGTATCACCGCAACAGATTATCTCAGTCGCAGCCTCACTGATTCCGTTCCTAGAACACGATGATGCTAACCGTGCCTTGATGGGCGCGAACATGCAACGTCAAGCAGTACCAACACTAAGAGCCGATAAGCCATTAGTAGGTACAGGTATTGAGCGCATTATTGCGGTCGATTCAGGCGTTGTTGTTGTAGCTAAGCGTGGCGGTAGTATCGATTATGTCGATGCCAGCCGTATCGTGGTTAAAGTTAACGAATCTGAGCTACGCCCAGGCGAAGCTGGTATCGATATCTATAACCTGACCAAGTACACACGTTCTAACCAGAACACCTGTATTAACCAACGTCCTTGTTGTTCTGTTGGTGATCCTGTGGTTGTTGGTGATGTATTGGCCGATGGTCCTTCTACGGATCTGGGTGATCTAGCTCTTGGTCAGAACATGCGTATCGCGTTCATGCCTTGGAATGGTTACAACTTCGAGGATTCAATCCTCATCTCTGAGCGTGTAGCTCAGGAAGATCGTTTCACTACTATCCACATTCAGGAGCTTTCTTGTATTGCTCGTGATACTAAGTTGGGTAGCGAAGAGATCACTGCTGATATTCCAAACGTAGGTGAATCTGCGCTTTCTAAGCTGGATGAATCGGGTATCGTTTATATCGGTGCCGAAGTTAAGGGTGGCGACATCCTAGTTGGTAAAGTGACACCTAAGGGTGAAACTCAGCTGACTCCAGAAGAGAAACTCCTCCGAGCTATTTTCGGTGAGAAGGCCTCTGACGTTAAAGACAGCTCGCTACGTGTACCTAACTCAGTGAAAGGTACTATCATCGACGTCCAGGTATTTACCCGTGACGGCGTTGAGAAAGACAAGCGTGCAGTTGAAATCGAAGAGATGCACATAGCTCAGGCCAAGAAAGATTTGACCGAAGAGTTTAAGATCCTCGAAGAGGGTGTTTATGGGCGTGCTCGTAACTTGCTATTGAATGCAGGCTTCGAACAGGCACAACTGGATGCTATTCCTCGTTCTCACTTGCTAGTACAGACAATTGATGATGAAGCTAAGCAGACAGAACTTGAGCAGCTTGCCGAGCAGCATGACGAATTGAAAGCCGACTTCGATAAGAAGTTTGAGATCAAGCGTCGTAAGATCACCCAAGGTGATGACTTAGCACCTGGCGTACTTAAGATAGTTAAGGTTTACCTTGCTGTTAAACGTACTATCCAGCCTGGTGATAAGATGGCTGGTCGTCACGGTAACAAGGGTGTTATCTCTAAGATTAACCCTGTTGAAGACATGCCTTACGATGAGAATGGTAACCCAATCGACATCGTATTGAACCCGCTCGGTGTACCATCTCGTATGAACATCGGTCAGATCTTAGAGGTTCACATGGGCGCGGCAGCTAAAGGCATCGGTGATCAGATCACCGCTATGCTTGAAGAGCAGCGTCAACTAGCCGAAATTCGCGGTTACATCAAAGAAGTTTATGAGTTAGGTGACGAGGTGCTACAGCGCGTCGATATCGATTCGTTTACCGATGATGAAGTCTTGCGTCTGGCTAAGAACCTTAAGGGTGGTATTCCGATTGCTACTCCAGCATTCGATGGTGCGAAAGAGAAAGAGATTAAGGAGATGCTAGCACTTGCCAAGCTTCCTACCTCTGGTCAACGTACCTTGTATGATGGTCGTACCGGTAATGAATTTGAGCGTAAAGTAACCGTAGGTTACATGTATATGCTCAAGCTTAACCACTTGGTTGACGACAAGATGCATGCTCGTTCTACGGGTTCGTACAGTCTTGTTACTCAGCAGCCACTGGGCGGTAAAGCTCAGTTTGGTGGTCAGCGTTTCGGAGAGATGGAAGTGTGGGCACTAGAAGCATACGGTGCCGCATATACTCTTCAAGAGATGCTAACCGTTAAGTCTGATGATGTTAACGGCCGTACTCAGATGTATAAGAACATCGTCGACGGTAATTACCAGATGCAACCAGGCATGCCAGAGTCATTCAACGTATTGTTGAAGGAAATCCGTTCACTCGGTATTAATATCGAGTTGGATCAAGACTAA